From Methanobacterium congolense, one genomic window encodes:
- a CDS encoding ATP-binding protein, with amino-acid sequence MLDISTLYGFDKNLWHNYLAFLLSMTENPFTLVSEKVGTNEGTVNKFARNDFDIFKQLFDYDFSKIEKELDIDCFTIIMNYNAVVKSEQIFNKSVSEKVQKLSHTIEQAKDGEEVYKIVTDFYKTYGVGEFGLNKAFRISNDDTSRILCPITTTSDVMLDDLVGYESQKSELVQNTEAFVEGRKANNVLLYGDAGTGKSASIKAILNKYYSRGLRMIEVHKHEFKELPKVIAAIKNRNYRFIIYMDDLSFEEFEIEYKYLKVVMEGGLETKPENVLIYATSNRRHLIRETWSDRSDMSEDELHRSETVNEKLSLSARFGVTIGYYTPQRKEYFNIVTTLARRYPEIKLTDEELTSAASKWEMHHGGMSGRTAQQFIDSLLGTLDPS; translated from the coding sequence ATGCTTGATATTTCAACGCTTTATGGCTTTGATAAAAATCTGTGGCACAATTACCTGGCTTTTCTTTTATCCATGACTGAAAACCCCTTCACGCTTGTTTCGGAAAAGGTTGGAACCAACGAAGGTACCGTAAATAAATTTGCCCGGAACGATTTTGACATCTTCAAGCAATTGTTTGACTACGACTTTTCTAAAATAGAAAAGGAACTGGACATTGATTGCTTTACGATCATCATGAACTACAACGCTGTGGTGAAAAGTGAACAGATCTTCAACAAGAGCGTAAGTGAAAAAGTTCAAAAACTCAGTCATACCATTGAACAGGCCAAAGATGGCGAAGAAGTATACAAAATCGTTACAGATTTCTACAAAACATATGGTGTCGGAGAATTTGGACTAAATAAAGCCTTCCGTATTTCAAATGATGATACGTCCAGAATCCTTTGCCCCATCACAACGACCAGTGATGTGATGCTGGATGATCTGGTTGGCTACGAATCCCAAAAGAGTGAACTGGTGCAGAATACAGAAGCCTTTGTTGAAGGGCGCAAAGCAAACAACGTTCTACTCTATGGTGATGCAGGCACTGGAAAATCCGCAAGCATTAAGGCAATCTTAAATAAGTATTACAGCCGCGGGCTCCGTATGATAGAGGTCCACAAACACGAATTCAAGGAATTACCGAAGGTCATTGCAGCCATAAAAAACAGAAACTATCGTTTTATAATTTATATGGACGATCTGTCCTTTGAAGAGTTTGAAATTGAGTACAAATATTTGAAGGTGGTTATGGAAGGCGGTTTAGAAACAAAACCTGAAAACGTACTCATCTACGCAACATCCAACAGGCGCCATTTGATCCGGGAAACATGGAGTGATCGTTCGGACATGTCTGAGGATGAACTGCACCGTTCGGAGACTGTGAATGAAAAACTCTCCCTGTCGGCGCGGTTCGGAGTGACAATTGGTTACTACACTCCCCAGAGGAAAGAATATTTCAACATAGTCACAACCCTTGCAAGGAGATACCCTGAAATCAAACTGACAGATGAAGAACTAACATCTGCAGCAAGTAAATGGGAAATGCATCATGGTGGAATGTCAGGACGTACAGCACAACAGTTCATAGATTCCTTGCTTGGAACTCTTGATCCATCCTAA
- a CDS encoding type 1 glutamine amidotransferase family protein, whose product MRTAYLLVFNGLSDWEPGLAAAEINKSRDYSVKTVGFNEDTIVTMGGVSIVPDCTIDKINYNNAAIIILPGGGMWENDPVMDMVPVVEKFIKMDMPVAAICGTTVFLARHGFFEGVKHTSNGEAYLQNLVGKYKGNDLYVNKPSVSDNGIITANGIASLEFARDVLAELGIYDKDTLNVWYDFFKNPQLDE is encoded by the coding sequence ATGAGAACAGCATATCTATTAGTATTTAACGGTTTATCTGATTGGGAACCCGGTTTAGCGGCGGCTGAAATCAACAAATCACGAGATTATTCTGTAAAAACAGTTGGTTTCAACGAAGACACCATAGTAACCATGGGTGGGGTTTCTATAGTTCCAGATTGTACCATCGATAAAATCAATTACAATAATGCTGCTATTATTATTTTACCCGGTGGAGGAATGTGGGAAAACGATCCAGTGATGGATATGGTTCCTGTTGTTGAAAAATTCATAAAGATGGACATGCCTGTTGCAGCCATCTGCGGAACAACTGTTTTTTTAGCCAGACATGGATTTTTTGAGGGCGTCAAACACACCAGTAATGGGGAAGCGTACCTTCAGAACTTAGTAGGAAAGTATAAAGGTAATGATTTGTATGTTAACAAGCCTTCTGTTTCTGATAATGGGATAATTACCGCCAATGGAATTGCTTCTCTTGAATTTGCCAGAGATGTGCTTGCTGAACTTGGTATTTATGATAAGGATACCTTAAATGTGTGGTATGATTTTTTTAAAAACCCACAGTTGGATGAATAA